Genomic segment of Anaeromyxobacter sp.:
CTGCCTGAGCTGCCACGGCATCGAGCTGGAGCACGCCGCCTTCGACTACCAGCCGAAGCTCTGGTTCAACCTGCAGGTCGGGCGCATCGCCGTCCCCTTCGGCGAGTACTCCAACCGCATCGACCCCTCCGGCCACAAGGCCACCTCGGGGCCGCTCATCTACGACATGGGCCGCTCCGCCTTCGCCGACCGCGCCAACCTGAACGGCCCGGTGGTGATGCTGCCCTACGTGGACACCGGCGCCCTGGCCTACGGCATGTTCTTCCTGGCCGACGTGGTGCAGGTCTGGTACGGCGCCTACGCCGTGGCCGGCCTCAAGGGCGGCAACGACGTGGACTGGATGGCGCTGCGCAGCGTCCCGTACGCCGACAACAACGCCGAGCCGGCCTACGGCGGGCGCCTGGCCTTCACCCTGACCTCCGAGCCTGGGCACGTCCTCGGCGACGTCAGCCTGGGGGCCTCCTACACCGGCGGGCGCTTCGACAAGGCGGCGCGCCTCCGCTACGACGCGGTGGCGGTCGACGCGGCGCTCCCCATCTGGAAGGCCACCCTGCGCGGGGAGTGGGCCCTGCGCCGGACCCGGCTCGACCCGTCCGCCGCCGGCTACGCCTACGACGTGGTCGACCCCTGGTTCGACAAGCAGGGCTTCTACGCTGAATTGGAGCACCCCCTGGGCCGTTCCTCCAGCGTGGTGGCCCGCTTCGACCGCCTGGAGCGGCGGGGCGTGCCCCTGCCCGGGTCGGCGCAGGCCATGACCCCGGCCACCCGCATCGACCGGGCCACCGCGGGCCTGATGACCTCGCTGGCCTCGTCGCTCTACCTCAAGGTGTCATACGAGTACTGGATGCCGACCGCCTGGGCGGAGTTCCACTCCGGCCACCTGGGCCTCGGAGGAGCGTTCTAGATGATCCCCTGCCTCACCAGCCTGGCGCTGGCCGCGGCCCTCGGCGCCGGCGCCCCCGGCGGCGCCGAGAAGGCCCCACACGACCCGCGCGACGACGGCCCCGGCGCGGTCGACGTGTCGGCCTACCCGCCCGACCAGCAGCGCCAGTACCCGACCTTCCTGCAGAAGTGCTCCAAGTGCCACCCGGCGGCCCGCGCCATCAACTCGCGCTTCGACTCGAGCGAGTGGAAGCGCTACATGAAGAAGATGATCCGCCGCCCCAACTCCGGCATCAACGAGGAGCAGGCGGCGGACATCTACGAGTTCCTCAAGTACTACGCGGGCCGGCAGGCAGGCGGGAAGTAGCCGGTGCCCCGCCGCGCCAGCTCGCTCCGGCTCCGCCTGCTGGCCGCCACCGTGGTGCTGGTGGCGCTGGCGCTGGCGGCGGCGGCGGCGGGCTTCGAGCAGGTGGCGCGCGGCGTGGTGACCGAGGCGGTGCTGGACCACCTCTCGGCCCGCTCCCGCGAGGTGCACGAGGCGGTGCATCGCTTCCAGGAGGAGCGGGCCCTGACGGTGCGCAACTGGGCCGAGGCCGAGGCCATGCAGCTGACCCTCGACTCGGGCGACCCCAAGTTCGCCGAGGACTACCTGCGCCGGCTCATCCAGGAGCAGGGCGGCAGCATCGCCGCCGCCGCCCTGGTCGGGCCCGAGGCGGCCCTCACCGCCGGCGTCCGGGCCGGCGCGGCCGGGGCGCGGCGCGGCACGGCGCTGTCCGCGCAGCGCGATCGCTCGCTGCGCCTCGACATCGTGGACGCCGCCCTGGAGGGCACGCCGCTCTCGATGGAGCTGGGCCGGCTGTCCCAGGTGGACGCCGACGGCGGCGACGAGGTGGTGGTGCTGGTGGCGGTGCCGGTGAAGGACTTCGCCTCCGACGTGGTGGGCGCCATGCTGGCGGCGATCTCCACCCGGGCCATGGGCCGCCTCCTGGCGGAGATCAACGGCAACGAGACGGCGCTGGTCCCGGTGGTCCACGACGCCAGCCACGCGCTGGTGCTGGTGCCCCCCGGGGTCGACCCGTCCACCTTCGACGAGCTGATCCGGCTCGCCGGGGCGCCCGGCACCCTGGAGCGGCTCAACTCGCCCTCGGGTGAGGCGCTGCTGGCGGTGCGCACCGCGCCGGCCGAGGAGCCACCGGGCTGGTCCTCGGCCATGGTGGAGCGCGAGGCGCAGGCCTACGGGCGGCTGGCCACCATGCGGCTGGTGCTGGCCGTCCTCTACGGGGTGGTGCTGGTGGGCGCGGCCCTGGCCAGCGTCTGGGCCCTGCAGGCGGCCACCCGCCCCTTGAGCGAGGTGGCCGTCTCGATGTCCCGGGTGGCCAGCGGCGACCTGACCACCCGCCTGCCCGAGGTCCACTCGGGCGAGCTCGGCCACCTGGTGGGCTCGTTCAACACCATGGTCGCCGAGGTGGCCCGCTCCCGCGACGAGCTGCAGCGCACCGAGGCCCTCCGCAGGGAGGTGCAGATCGCCCACCGCATCCAGACCGCCATCCTGCCCAGCAGCCCGGCCGTGCCTGGCTACGAGGTGGCCGCCCGCATGAAGCCGGCCGAGGACGTGGGCGGCGACCTCTACGACGTGCTGGCCTTCCCCGACACCTTCTGGGTGCTCATCGGCGACGTCTCCGGCCACGGCATCAACTCCGGCCTGGTGATGATGATGGCCCAGGCGGCCGCCTACGCCGCCATCGCCGACGATCCGCACGGGCGCCCGGCCAGCGTCATCACCGCCGTCAACCGGGTCATCCACGAGAACGTGGTCAAGCGGATGGGGCGCGACGACTACCTCACCCTCATGGCGGTGCGACACCTGGGCGGCGGCCGCTTCCTCTGCGCCGGGGCCCACCAGCCGGTCTTCATCGGCCGGGCCGCCGGCGGGGTGGAGGTGCTCGAGCCGGCCGGGCCGTGGATGGGGCTCACCGAGGAGGTGGGCCCCGGGGTGGTGGAGCGCGAGTTCCAGCTGGGGCCCGGCGACCTGCTCTGCCTCATCACCGACGGCGTGGTGGAGGCCACCTCGGCAGGTGGCGAGCTCTTCGGCGAGGACCGGCTGGCGGCGCTGCTGTGCGAGCCCGGCCCCCGCACCGCCGCCCAGGTGCTGCAGCTGATCTTCGAGCGGGCCGAGGCCTTCCTGTCCACCCAGTCCGACGACATGACCGCGGTGATCCTGAGGCGAACGCATGACGACCACAGCTGACTTCGGAGGGCGCCCCATCTACCTCATGCTCAGGATGAGACCGCCCTGGGTCTTCGTCGACGAGATCCGACGCTTCGTCGAGTCCTTCTGCCTGTGCGCCTGCCCCGGCCAGAGCCGCGAGGCCCAGGTGGCGCTGGCCGTGCACGAGCTGATGCAGAACGCCATCCCGCAGGCCTGCGGCGAGGACGTGGACCTCACCCTGCAGGTGGACCCGGCGGCCGACCGCATCGAGGTGGCGGTCAGCAACCCCTGCAGCGACGAGGCGTTCGAGGAGCTGCGCCAGAGGGTGGAGCGGCTCAACAGCGAGCCCGACGCCCTGCGCAGCTACCTGCGCGCCATGGCCGAGGCGCCGGCCGCCACCCGCGGCGGGCTGGGGCTGGCCCGCGTCCGCTTCGAGGCCCAGCTCGAGCTGTCCGTCATCCGGGAGGGGCGCCGGGTCACCGTCCTGGCCCGAGGCCTGCTCCACGCCCCAGTGATCCAGGTCCCAGGAGGTCTCCATGTCTAGTGTCATCGGCTCGCGCGGCGCGTCCCTGCAGGTGTCCGAGGAGAAGTACTCGGCTGGGCTGGTCAACGACGCCGCCGGCCTCAAGGTGGCCTTCCGGGGGACCATCAGCACCGTCAACCCGGCCGGCATCCTCAACCCCTTCGTGGACGCGGTGCACGGCCAGCTGGCCGGCGCCAACGTGAAGGAGATCCGGGTGGACTTCCAGGAGCTGGAGTTCTGCAACTCCTCCGGCTTCAAGGCCTTCATCCACTGGATCCAGCGCGTCCAGGCCCTGCCGGAGCCGCAGCGCTACAAGCTGCGCTTCCTCTCCAGCCCGGCGCGCAAGTGGCAGCGCACCAGCCTGCTGGCGCTCTCCTGCTACGCGCCGGGGCTGGTGGAGATCGCCTGAGCCGCTGGCTCGGGGCTCCAGGCGCTCGGACCACCAGGCCGTCTCGCTTTGTGGCGAATGGCCACAGGGCAAGGCGCCGCACCCTGGCCGCACGGCCGCGGAGCCCTTCCCCGGCTGGGGGCCGGCGTCGCGCCGGGCCTCCCCGGAAAGGCGAAGGGCCCGGTCTCTCGACCGGGCCCCGCGGACCAGCGACCTGCCGCCGGCGCTAGATGAGGCCCGGCTTGCCGGCCTGCCAGCGCGCCAGCTCGGTGGTGAGCAGGTCCACGTGCTCCCGCTCCTCGGCCGCCAGCTCCTTGTAGAGCTCCTTCTCCGGCGTGCCCTCGGCCGCGGCGGCGCCGCGCTCCGAGAAGAACTGCACGGCCCGCTCCTCGAAGGCGATGGCGATGCGGAACAGGTTGGCCGGGTCCTCCGGCCGGTTGGGGATGCCGGCGTAGATGGCGGCCCGGTCCACCTTGAAGTCGCCGGGCGCCGGCATCTGCGCGTGGTAGCGCCGCGACAGCGTGGCCATGTGCTCCTTCTCCATCTCGGCCATGCGGCCGAAGAGCTCGCGCAGCAGCGGGTCGGGCGCCTCCTTGGAGGCGCGGCCGTAGAAGGCCTGGCCGCCCAGCTCGATCTCGAAGGCGATGCGGACGGCATCGAGCGCCGCCGCCTCGGACGCCTTGGCCGGGTCGGCCACCGCCAGCTTGCCGCCGCAGGCCGGGCACATGCCGTACGGGAAGGCGAAGCCCTCGCTCACCTTGGCGCAGTCCTGGCACTTCCAGGTGAGCTGCGCGGTGGCGCAGCAGACGTAGGCCTCGTCACCCTCGAGGGGCTGGCGGCACTTGGGGCACACCGTGCCGGAGGCCGCCGCCGACTGCGGGCCGGTGGCGGTGGCGCCGGCGGCGCCGAGCGGGGTGGGTGGAACGAATGCGGTCATGTCCTCCTCCGTGATGGGCCACTTCTTCTTGCCGCCCTTCAGGTAGGCGCCGATCGAGCGGGCGGCGCGGCGGCCCGCCCCCATGGCGAGGATGACGGTGGCGCCGCCGGTGACGATGTCACCGCCGGCGAAGACCCCCTGGAGCGAGGTGGTCTGGGTCTTGCCGTCGTCGGCGACGATGTTGCCCCACTTGTTGAGGGCCAGGCCCGGGGTGGACTGGGTGATGATGGGGTTGGCCTTGGTCCCGAGCGCGTAGATGACCGTGTCGCACTCGAGGTCCTTGAAGCGGCCGGTGGCGACCGGCTTGCGGCGCCCCTTCTCGTCCGGCTCGCCGAGCTCCATCTCCTCGACCTTCATGCCCTTCACGTTGCCGTCGGCGTCCGTGTAGATCTCGACCGGCGAGTGGAGGAAGAAGAACTCGATGCCCTCCTCCTTGGCGTGGCGGATCTCCTCGATGCGGGCCGGGGCCTCCTTCTCGGTGCGCCGGTAGACGCAGCGCACCGTCTCGGTGCCGAGCCGCTTGGCGACGCGCAGGCAGTCCATGGCGGTGTTGCCGGCGCCGATGACGACGGCCGACTTGCCGATGGAGACCGGCGTGTCCTGGAACGGGAACTTGTCGCCGCCCATGAGGTTGACGCGGGTGAGGAACTCGTTGGCCGAGTAGACCTGGCCGGCGAACTCGCCCGGGATGCCCAGGAAGGCCGGGGCGCCGGCGCCCACGCCGAGGAAGACGGCGTCGTAGCCCTTCTCCTTGATGAGCTGCGGCACCGTGAAGGTCTTGCCGATGACCTTGTTGGTCTCGATCTTCACGCCCAGCTCCACCAGGCTGTTCACCTCGCGGTCGATGATGTCACGCGGCAGGCGGAAGGACGGGATGCCGTAGCGGAGCACGCCGCCCACCACGTGCAGGGCCTCGTAGACCGTCACGTCGCAGCCGAACTTGACCAGGTCGGCCGCCACCGCCAGGCCGGCCGGGCCGGAGCCGCAGACCGCCACCTTGCCGAGCATGTCGGCGGGGGCGAACTTCGGCGGCACCGTCGGCTTGAGCTTGCCGTGGTCGCCGACGAAGCGCTCGAGCCGGCCGATGCCGACCGACTCGACCTTCTTGGCGATGACGCACTGGGCCTCGCACTGCGTCTCCTGCGGGCAGACGCGGCCGCAGACCGACGGGAAGATGGAGGCCTCCCGGATCACCTCGAGGGCGCCGTCGATGTCGCGCACCACCAGGTGCTTGATGAAGCGCGGGATGTCGATCTCCACCGGGCAGCCGGAGATGCAGGTCGGCTTGGCGCACTGGATGCACCGCTCGGCCTCGCCGAGGGCGTCCTGCAGCGAGTAGCCGAGGTTGACCTCCTTGAAGTTGCGGGCGCGCTCGACGTGGTCCCGCTCCGGCATGACCGTCTGCTTGGGGGCGAGATCCTTGATCTTCTTGTAGTTGTGCTTGTTCTCGTCGAAGAGCTGCTTCTCGAGGTTGCAGACGTGGGCGTAGTCCTCGGTGGCCCGCGTCTCCTGCGCCTTGAACCGCCGCTGGCGGGAGAGCAGCTCCTTGAAGTCCACCAGGTGGCCGTCGAAGTCCGGACCGTCCACGCAGGCGAACTTGACGTTCTTGTCCACCGTGACGCGGCAGGAGCCGCACATGCCGGTGCCGTCCACCATGATGGCGTTGAGCGAGACCATGGTCTTCACGCCGAACGGGCGGGTGGTCTCGACGCAGGCGTTCATCATCGGCAGCGGGCCGATGGCGACCACCACGGCCGGCTTGTCCTTCTCGCAGACCTCCTTGAGCGCCTGCGTGACGAAGCCCGGCTTGCCGTAGCTGCCGTCGTCGGTGCAGACGATGAGGTCGTCGCAGTACTCGGCGAACTTCTTCTCCCAGAACACCAGGCCCTTGTTGCGGAACCCGATGATGCCGGTGACCCGGTTGCCGGCCTCCTTGA
This window contains:
- a CDS encoding SpoIIE family protein phosphatase — encoded protein: MPRRASSLRLRLLAATVVLVALALAAAAAGFEQVARGVVTEAVLDHLSARSREVHEAVHRFQEERALTVRNWAEAEAMQLTLDSGDPKFAEDYLRRLIQEQGGSIAAAALVGPEAALTAGVRAGAAGARRGTALSAQRDRSLRLDIVDAALEGTPLSMELGRLSQVDADGGDEVVVLVAVPVKDFASDVVGAMLAAISTRAMGRLLAEINGNETALVPVVHDASHALVLVPPGVDPSTFDELIRLAGAPGTLERLNSPSGEALLAVRTAPAEEPPGWSSAMVEREAQAYGRLATMRLVLAVLYGVVLVGAALASVWALQAATRPLSEVAVSMSRVASGDLTTRLPEVHSGELGHLVGSFNTMVAEVARSRDELQRTEALRREVQIAHRIQTAILPSSPAVPGYEVAARMKPAEDVGGDLYDVLAFPDTFWVLIGDVSGHGINSGLVMMMAQAAAYAAIADDPHGRPASVITAVNRVIHENVVKRMGRDDYLTLMAVRHLGGGRFLCAGAHQPVFIGRAAGGVEVLEPAGPWMGLTEEVGPGVVEREFQLGPGDLLCLITDGVVEATSAGGELFGEDRLAALLCEPGPRTAAQVLQLIFERAEAFLSTQSDDMTAVILRRTHDDHS
- a CDS encoding anti-sigma regulatory factor codes for the protein MTTTADFGGRPIYLMLRMRPPWVFVDEIRRFVESFCLCACPGQSREAQVALAVHELMQNAIPQACGEDVDLTLQVDPAADRIEVAVSNPCSDEAFEELRQRVERLNSEPDALRSYLRAMAEAPAATRGGLGLARVRFEAQLELSVIREGRRVTVLARGLLHAPVIQVPGGLHV
- the gltA gene encoding NADPH-dependent glutamate synthase, coding for MYTIVRREAFSDTTFLWEVSAPDVAKAALPGHFVMLRLGTGAERIPLTVADYDREKGTITMVIQALGKSTRQMMTDYKEGDTFEDFVGPLGLPQHIEKVGHVVLVGGGLGVAPVYPQLKAFKEAGNRVTGIIGFRNKGLVFWEKKFAEYCDDLIVCTDDGSYGKPGFVTQALKEVCEKDKPAVVVAIGPLPMMNACVETTRPFGVKTMVSLNAIMVDGTGMCGSCRVTVDKNVKFACVDGPDFDGHLVDFKELLSRQRRFKAQETRATEDYAHVCNLEKQLFDENKHNYKKIKDLAPKQTVMPERDHVERARNFKEVNLGYSLQDALGEAERCIQCAKPTCISGCPVEIDIPRFIKHLVVRDIDGALEVIREASIFPSVCGRVCPQETQCEAQCVIAKKVESVGIGRLERFVGDHGKLKPTVPPKFAPADMLGKVAVCGSGPAGLAVAADLVKFGCDVTVYEALHVVGGVLRYGIPSFRLPRDIIDREVNSLVELGVKIETNKVIGKTFTVPQLIKEKGYDAVFLGVGAGAPAFLGIPGEFAGQVYSANEFLTRVNLMGGDKFPFQDTPVSIGKSAVVIGAGNTAMDCLRVAKRLGTETVRCVYRRTEKEAPARIEEIRHAKEEGIEFFFLHSPVEIYTDADGNVKGMKVEEMELGEPDEKGRRKPVATGRFKDLECDTVIYALGTKANPIITQSTPGLALNKWGNIVADDGKTQTTSLQGVFAGGDIVTGGATVILAMGAGRRAARSIGAYLKGGKKKWPITEEDMTAFVPPTPLGAAGATATGPQSAAASGTVCPKCRQPLEGDEAYVCCATAQLTWKCQDCAKVSEGFAFPYGMCPACGGKLAVADPAKASEAAALDAVRIAFEIELGGQAFYGRASKEAPDPLLRELFGRMAEMEKEHMATLSRRYHAQMPAPGDFKVDRAAIYAGIPNRPEDPANLFRIAIAFEERAVQFFSERGAAAAEGTPEKELYKELAAEEREHVDLLTTELARWQAGKPGLI